In Rattus norvegicus strain BN/NHsdMcwi chromosome 1, GRCr8, whole genome shotgun sequence, a genomic segment contains:
- the Vom1r11 gene encoding vomeronasal type-1 receptor 4 — protein MEYRNMAIGIGLSFQSIFGILGNFSLLFYYLTLYYNEHTIKIIDMILIHVFTSNSLIIISKGLPQIMGAFGWNQLFNDVGCKLILYVQRLGRNMSIITTCLLSVFQAITVSPTNSHWKKFKVKSTKFIGLSISLFWILFMLVNMLFPVYTSTKMNSKNKTQKRDSEFCHSLGRDRIVDLLYTAFCVFPELVFSLLIVCSSTFMIIILYVHKKRVQHILYAHPSPRSSPENRATQTILILVCTFLAFYTLSSILQGYIVLSHDPSWWVMNTTAIISMCFPTLGPFVMSRDFTVSKFCCTWIRNIEKS, from the coding sequence ATGGAGTACAGGAACATGGCAATAGGAATAGGACTCTCATTTCAGAGTATATTTGGTATTCTGGGaaatttctctcttcttttctactATCTAACTCTTTACTACAATGAACACACAATAAAGATCATAGACATGATTCTTATACATGTGTTCACATCTAACTCTTTGATCATTATCTCCAAAGGACTCCCCCAGATAATGGGGGCTTTTGGGTGGAACCAGTTATTCAATGATGTTGGGTGCAAACTTATTTTATATGTTCAAAGACTTGGCAGGAACATGTCTATCATCACCACTTGTCTCTTGAGTGTCTTCCAGGCAATCACCGTCAGCCCCACGAATTCCCACTGGAAGAAATTTAAAGTCAAATCAACGAAGTTTATAGGCTTGTCCATTTCTCTTTTCTGGATCTTGTTTATGCTAGTAAATATGCTTTTCCCTGTGTATACATCTACCAAGATGAATAGTAAAAACAAGACCCAAAAGAGAGATTCTGAATTCTGCCATTCTCTAGGCCGTGACAGAATAGTAGACTTACTGTATACCGCATTTTGTGTGTTTCCTGAACTTGTGTTTTCTCTGCTCATTGTATGTTCTAGCACCTTCATGATTATAATACTTTATGTACACAAAAAGAGGGTGCAACACATTCTCTATGCTCACCCTTCTCCAAGAAGCTCCCCTGAAAACAGAGCCACACAGACCATCTTGATTCTTGTTTGCACCTTTCTAGCATTTTATACACTTTCTTCAATTTTACAAGGCTATATTGTTCTTTCACATGATCCCAGTTGGTGGGTAATGAATACCACAGCCATCATTTCTATGTGTTTCCCTACTTTAGGCCCATTTGTGATGAGTCGCGATTTCACTGTTTCCAAATTCTGCTGTACTTGGataagaaatatagaaaaatcatGA